A single window of Candoia aspera isolate rCanAsp1 chromosome 3, rCanAsp1.hap2, whole genome shotgun sequence DNA harbors:
- the DDX59 gene encoding probable ATP-dependent RNA helicase DDX59 has protein sequence MFVPRSLKVKRNAVDDECCVAKKNKSSHNESASEKATELRDSKSDIKDVATVETDSLKSIEGHTVPQIFLDSALDLTESELKNNEDHCVTEEPIKSFSKTQRWPQSGEPVCVVCGRYGEYICDTTDKDVCSLECKAKHLLQVKGEEESSKPTKSEKANSQPAFLDAAYMYEENEFLLSLRDEQIESLKQQLGIDVQGQGVARPIVEFEHCGFPEILNSNLKKAGYEVPTPVQMQMIPVGLQGRDVVATADTGSGKTAAFLLPVIIKASEETNTLSALILTPTRELAIQIEKQAKELMIGLPNMRTVLLVGGLPLPPQLHRLKQNVKVIIATPGRLREILKQSSIQLHNIKIVVVDEVDTMLKMGFQQQVLEILENIPNDHQTILVSATMPLSIEQLANQLLQNPVKITVGEKNLPCSNVRQIILWIEEPSKKKKLFEILNDKKLFKPPVLVFVECKLGADLLSSAVHKITGLQSTSMHAEKSQSERTAILQGLLQGKYEVVVSTGVLGRGLDLVNIKLVVNFDMPSSMDEYVHQVGRAGRLGHSGTAITFINNNSKKLFWDVVKRVKPTGTILPPQLLNSPYLHDQKRKEQQRSKESQNDLVTGDNLMDIIRKHDKSTSQK, from the exons ATGTTTGTTCCCAGATCTCTTAAAGTCAAGAGGAATGCTGTTGATGATGAGTGCTGTGTAGCTAAGAAAAACAAATCCTCCCACAATGAATCTGCATCTGAAAAGGCTACAGAACTCAGAGATTCCAAGTCTGACATAAAAGATGTAGCAACTGTTGAGACTGATTCATTGAAATCAATAGAAGGACACACTGTCCCACAGATATTTTTAGATTCAGCTCTGGACCTTACTGAATCAGAGTTAAAAAACAATGAGGACCATTGTGTTACAGAAGAACCCATAAAATCTTTCAGTAAAACTCAGCGCTGGCCACAATCTGGAGAACCTGTATGTGTGGTCTGTGGTCGGTATGGGGAGTACATCTGTGACACGACTGATAAAGATGTCTGTAGCTTGGAATGTAAAGCCAAGCACCTTTTACAAGTCAAAGGGGAGGAGGAAAGCTCAAAACCTACTAAGAGTGAAAAAGCCAACTCTCAGCCTGCCTTCCTTGATGCTGCTTATATGTATGAAGAAAATGAATTTCTGTTAAGCCTTCGGGATGAGCAGATTGAAAGTTTAAAACAGCAGCTGGGCATAGATGTTCAAGGGCAAGGAGTTGCAAGACCAATTGTTGAGTTTGAACATTGTGGCTTCCCAGAAATTCTCAACAGCAATTTGAAAAAAGCAGGCTATGAAGTCCCAACCCCTGTCCAGATGCAGATGATTCCAGTTGGGTTGCAGGGCAGGGATGTTGTGGCAACTGCTGACACAGGCTCAGGAAAAACTGCAGCTTTCTTGCTTCCTGTTATAATTAAAGCTTCAGAAGAG ACAAACACTCTATCCGCTCTTATTCTGACACCAACAAGAGAATTAGCTATACAGATAGAGAAGCAAGCTAAAGAGCTCATGATTGGTCTACCAAATATGAGGACCGTTCTGCTGGTTGGAGGATTGCCTTTACCACCCCAGCTTCATCGCCTGAAGCAGAATGTGAAG GTGATCATAGCAACACCTGGACGGCTCCGAGAAATTCTAAAGCAATCCTCTATTCAACTTCACAATATTAAAATTGTAGTCGTTGATGAG gTTGATACCATGCTAAAGATGGGCTTCCAGCAGCAAGTGTtagaaattttggaaaatattccCAATGATCATCAAACCATTTTGGTGTCAGCCACAATGCCTTTGAGCATCGAACAGCtggcaaaccagcttttgcaaaaTCCAGTGAAAATAACAGTTGGGGAAAAGAATCTGCCATGTTCCAATGTTCGCCAGATTATTTTGTGGATAGAAGAgccttccaaaaagaaaaagctttttgaaatattaaat GATAAAAAACTCTTTAAGCCTCCAGTATTGGTATTTGTGGAATGTAAGTTGGGTGCTGACCTTCTGAGTAGTGCTGTTCATAAAATCACAGGTTTACAGTCAACATCCATGCATGCTGAGAAATCACAGTCAGAAAGAACTGCAATATTACAG GGATTATTGCAAGGGAAATATGAAGTTGTAGTAAGCACTGGAGTCCTTGGGCGTGGACTCGACCTTGTCAATATTAAATTGGTTGTGAATTTTGACATGCCATCTAGCATGGATGAATATGTACACCAG gttgGAAGAGCTGGTCGGCTGGGTCACAGTGGAACTGCAAttacatttattaataataacagcaaGAAACTTTTCTGGGATGTGGTAAAGCGAGTTAAACCAACTGGCACTATTCTTCCACCCCAGTTACTAAATTCTCCATATTTACATGACCAAAAGCGGAAAGAACAGCAGAGGAGCAAAGAATCTCAGAATGATCTTGTAACTGGGGATAATCTTATGGACATTATTAGGAAACATGATAAAAGTACTTCTCAAAAGTAA